GGTCATCAACTTTGCTACACTTTTCTTGGCTTTGCTGCAACTAACAGACAGTTACAGCATTAGCGGTCGAAACAAACGGATTCAATTGGTTTGTTCAACGCTGCAACAATGAAACAAGCCGATTAGCTGGTTGTCGTCGATTTCCTGCTTGCGATTTGCGCTGCAAGTCTGATATCGTGCTTATTCCCTGCGCCGATCTGCTCTACTCAGCATCTCGATTGCCGAGATAGCGTCCGATTCGAATCCTTCGGGGcttggtagcagcagcgcggATCTTTGAGACTGTTGACAAAGCTGGGCAAATCCCACGCTAATACCAAGTTGCTGTTAGACAGCTATTAGACCCcgtttcttttccatttcagATATAATCTGCGAGCGGAACAAATAGCCCATGTCGGGGGTTTTGTCCTTGCCAAATTAATGTTGACAGGCACGCTATACTAGAGCCTTCTCCACCGACGACTTCCCGTGCACGACAATGTCACTACTATCCTAGTCTCAAGAATCGTTTCCAGAGCACTGGCGCCGCCATCGTGGCTGTGCTTGGTAGATCTAATCAGATGCATCGGGAGCCAGGAGATTACTCCTATTCAGCTCTGGCTCCTCGCAAGGGCTGCACTCCATGTCTGCTTACTTGAACTCTTACGCCCGATGAACGATTTCAATCCTTAGGCTACCTATTCTTAGACGATTTTATACGTATAAAACCCAGTCTTGGGGTCAAAGTCAACGAATTCCCCGTCTCTCAGAGCTTCGTTGCCATCTTGCCTCACATCACTTATAAGCTTTGTGAGACCATCGAAGTAAAATCGAGTCGATCCAATCCGACGGAACACCCCTTTCTCGTTTGTTGCATTCCCGACAAGATCCAACAAAATGGCAAATCCAGAGCCATATCCGTCGTCCTTTTCAAAATACCCTATCATGAGATACATCTCCCGGTCATCCACCCATTCGTCCAGCCTGCCTTTCCACGTGTCGAGAGAGAAAGCTTGCCCGTCATGCTTCCACGCTTCCGTACCGTCGCTCCGCAGGACCCTAAACTCTCGATAGAATCCGTTCTCCTTGTGGTCTCTTGGTTTCTTGGCTACGCGGATTCGAAAGATTGGGCCGTGGAGTATGATGTAACCGCTTTTGACTGGGCCGAATGGCCCTCCTTCTGTTACTACGTTTACGTCCACCAGTCGCGGCATGCCTTTGGTTTGCTCATCTCGCGTCTCCTTCAGCGACTTGCCATCGTGGAAACGCACCAGTCCGTCTATAGAACCCCATGACCACGACGGAATCACGTactcttcgtcttcggaGCCTGGCTGGCTCATATGACGCTCTGCGTTCTCCCCTGTGCTCCAATGCAGGCCGAAAGGCAGATAACTTCGCCATGCGCCGGCGACATACTCACCAGGCTTGTCCACGGGCAGGCCGTTGATCTGACCGAAGAGCTGAGCTACTGCTCCAAATGCCACCagcttgtcttttcttttcgtcaGGGCTCGTTGATTATACTGAGAAGCTAGATAATCCCAGAACCAAATATCCGGAGTATGCATTATACGACGCTTGTCTATGTTAAAAAAGGAGAGCTTATCCGGCCAGGTGATGCTGCCAGGGCCGGTGAAGAACCTCGTTGGTTTGGTAGATGTCTCGCGGTAGATTGCATCGCTGATAGTGTTCCACCACCATTCACCATCTGTGCAATGCAACACGCGTGGGGACAGCGCATATTCTTGATATGTCCACCCACGACGGTTTAGGGGGGAAGAGACAATAGTGTTGTCGAACTCATCGTACCACGGGTTGGTAACTCGGAGCGTTTGCCCGGGCTGCAGCCCCCATTCCTGGATGAATCCGGTCCACGTCGGGCGGACTATGACGGTTCGGGGGCGAGGGCTTGGTGACAGACCAGTGGTAGGGTTTTTGGAGGCTGACGCAGCAATGGTGAGGTGAGAGAAGGCGTATACGGAAGCCATACGCTGTGCCTCGTGGAGCCAGTCGGAAGCAGAATCCTGAATGATGCAAAGGGAGTCGATCCAGAGATATGAGACACCAAGCTCAAGAGTCAAAGCCGCGGCATCACGAAACGTTGCGGGGAGATCACTAAACGCAATCCCACTGGTAAACTCGGCCAACCTCGACACGATCAGCTGAATGGGCATAGTATTGCCCCAGCTGTGAGAAAGGGCGATATAGGGAGTGTTGACGTCGAGCGAAACATTGGATCCATCGATTAGTCGCACTGTCGGCTCAGGCGTCCCGGCAGTCAGATAGAGAAGGCGAGTCGGGAGCTCCCGCACAAGACTCTTTGGCAGATCCTTGGCAAAGTCGCTCGTCTCATTGAGAAACCGGTGAACTCGTTCTATGGTGCTTCCTTGGTCCATCCAATCAATGTAGTGCTTGTTGTCCTCCTTGGACAGGTCTGAAGTCTTGtcagctcaaggccgccaCTACTAGAGAGATGAAAGCCATTCTCCTCTCTCATCTTATCTTCATCGCCAGTTGATTTGAGCTTACCATGAATGTCCAGGGAAATATCCTTCACGTTGCCCTCGCGCTCTCCTACTATCGGGTTCACATCCATGTTCCTATTCGCCGCCCAATCCGCATAAACATGATACCGGAAGATGAGCttgcttgtcttgttcttctcagTGTATATAAAGACATAACCCTTGGCCTTTGCAATCTCCTCCTTTGCCCAGGCGGCCACTCCATACGGCTTCCGCCCCTCCATATAGTCCATGCTAATGTTATTCCGTGGATGAAGAGCATCAAGGGACAACACCACTGTCTGACAGAGCGCACACGACGCTCCCGACTTGCGCAGATCTTCGACTGAGTGGTGCGGATACGAGAGCGTCGGCGGGGCGCCGTTGCGGTGCACGTACGGCTCCATGCCGTGGTCGTACGCCGTTCCGAATGCTGGCTCCGGGTTGAACGGATCGGGTGGAGCGTTTGGCCTTTTGATGGCCCTCTTCCAGCCTCGCAGCTGAGGCCCCCATTTTCCAGCGAAGATGCCGGTGCAGACATCGCAGAGAGTAGATGTCGGGATTGAGTCTGCCATGATGGCTCTCCTTTTGTTTCCCAGCGGGAGCGCTTTGTGTTGATGGTTGGTGAAAAGAGCTTTTACAATACAAGAGACACTGGTAAACGAGATATTCTATGCAGTATAATCCCCAACTGTACACTTATACAATAGAAAGACATACGTAACTGCGTTAACTAAGACCATTGCTGCCTTGCTGGCTGCATGAAACACCGCATCTTGAGCCGCAGGGGGCGGAGTTTTTGACGAAATCTGACTTGCGTCGAATGGTCGCCGATCGTCAATTATACCACAACACGGGAAGCGGATTTTAAGTGCTAAGCTAAAAATATGCATAGTTGAGCTTCGTACTCCATAATCAGTAAACGACTGTCTAATTATAGAATATTTCAAGAGGATTCGTGGAGGATATATGTGACAGAacatgaaatgaaatgacTCATCGCATCAGGTGTAAATGATTGGCATACGTACAACATACAGCAGTATTATTGTATATGAATTAAGTAACTCATTGGCAACTATAACCAACATCTTAAGCCTCCATTTACCCCTAAAACAAGTTGATTCATCCAACAAGTACAGTAGTAAACTCTTGAGTTCAAATCCAGCCCTTTCAGCAATCCAACGCCATAAATCCAATTAGCCATACTTTTAAAACCATGCATGGCTTCTAATACCACCGTGAAACGCACTCTACGTGCTAGATTTGAAGCTCCAGCCATTAATCAGAAATCGTCTCCAGTAAACATATCCCAAGACGCCAAACCAATCGATGGTTCTCAATTCTTCTCCCCTGCGTAatccatttcatcttcttctgccatcCTGCCAAGAATGAGGCTCTGAATCATAAGCTCATCGCACAAAACACGGACATTCCTCGTCGCTAATGGCCCTTGAGATCTCCGCCGTTTCTTCCCCGTAGGCCCGGATATCGTGAGCACTGATTCGACGGTGCCGATAGATTCATCCATGTATAACCAGGTGTACGGTTTACCTGCCTTATCATGTGCCTCTAGTAGTTCGCGAGCTTGCTGTATCGTTGAGACCCATGAGATAGATGGTCCTAGTGCCTGGGCGAGAAACATGtacggcttcttctccacgtcgcccttcttcttctttccctcaTTCCGTGTCCTTGATTCATCCACAATTGCAAGGAGCTTTTCGCCTGCAAGTAGCTGCGGTCGATGCTCAATCATCTCTGCGAGTCTGGCATCCCCTGCATCGTATCGTCGTAAGCACCTAGATCTCACGGCATTCCCTAGGACAGCTGATGACCCAGCTGCAAGAAGATAAGGCTCCCAATCAATCAGAGCTCCCTTGTTGAGGCAAGTCATGACCCACTGATATGCTAGACAAGGCAATCCCAAAGCCAATGCCTGCATGTACTTGACTTTTCGCGAGTGACTGTCTGCTATCAGTGCGGTAAAACCATAGCTTAGATTTGATTTAGATAGACTGagagcatctccatcgccggCGACTGGCACATCGTAGGTGCCCATGACAGTAGAAGGCTCAAATAACTCTTCAAAGCCAGTTTCCAAGATGAGACCGCCGGCTTGCTTGATCTTTGTCTCCAGATTTGCACGCGTCTTTTGATTCCCCTTGTCAGGCGACATTGATATCGCAAATACCATGCCTTCAAACAGTCTTCGTCCGCGAAACGTGGATCCAATGCTTTGTTTAAATACTCTACTGGAACGCAGTGAGGAAATGCCTAATTCAACAGCACTGCTTGACGGCGATTGTTGCAGTTCATCGGTAGAACTAGGCTCCACACGCACAGATCGCATACTCGTTTTCGTCGGCTTGACAGCTGGCTGCGGAGTTTTCTCACTTGATTCCCGTCCCGGATTTCGAGCCCGCGTCTTTCGGCCCTGGGCCGGAGAATGTCCGCTGTCAGTGGACTTTGGTTGATCAAATACCGGGGAGGCTTGTGTATCTGGTGTATTTTTCTCAGAGATCACTGGCGTTGACAAGGCTGTTAAGCTCGACGACGTATGAGCCCCCCGATCTACCGCTCGACGGTGCACGGGTGTGAGAGGCGATCGCTCGCGCATTTGATTCCGAAGTGATGTTGCTACTGTCGCTGCGGAACGCAAGCTTGGAGGGGATGACTTTGGTGACTCTGATTCTGTGTTGCTTGTCTGCAATGGCTCGCCCTGTTTAGCCAATCTGCGAGTCACGGCTGATCTAGTAGGTACAGCAGGTGCATCGCTAGGAATCTCAACCCCTTTCTGAGCTTCAGGATCTGGCTCAGCTGATGTTCTCTCGTTAGGTTCTGAAGAAGTAACGATTCTTTGCCGACGACGGCTCTGTGCTTGTCTACCGTAGATTCTTTGCGCATGTCGACGAGGTGGAGGCAGTGATGAAGTATGTAATTCGTTATGggcctccttttctctcactTCATTCTCGATTAGCGGAGGCAGCTCGGGTTCAGAGGCCACTGGAGGATCACGCTGAGCTCCTGCTGATAGAGATCTCACAGGGCTAGTAGCAGGAATCATCTCCTCAGAGGCCgcctctttgctcttgccTGGTCGAATAGCTGCAACTCTTTTACCGCCATCGCCCACTATTGCATCCCTGGGAGTTGCTTTGGTGGATCCGGCTGATAGGCTCTGTTCAGGCAAACTTGATGCTTTGCGAGAACTGTGTAGTTCATTGCCAGTATTAGCAAGCTCCGTTTGGCCTGAGCTTGCGTTTTTAGTAGAAAGcacctcttcctcaccaCCCGAGGacagctttcttctttttcggtTTCGACTTTCGCTTAAATCTCTCCGTGAAGGTATCTGCACCCTcaccctctccatctcttctgcaGCCTGGCGTCTtatcttctccatccttttCTTATGCCTCGCTCTTTTACTGGCATCGTCTGAGTCACTATCAATGGCCTGCGGGACCTCCACTACTGCTTTGCGTTCTTGTGATTTTTTCATTGGCTCATAATGAACTTGGGGTTGTCGATTCCCGTATGGCCTCAGCGGCTGCGCGGTCGGCGATTCCGGGATCATGTCatcttgagcatcttgatCACCGTCcaaggcttcttcttggattgGAGACACCCTAAGCTTTTTTGTGTTTGTAGTGATATTATTCGGTCGACTAGGGCTCGATGTATGCACAACGGTTGGTGAGGACACATTGTCACGGTTCCTCAGAGGAGATGTCTCGATTATGTTCAAAGAAATCGCATCGGGTAGTATGTTTGGTGAAGGCCGAGAGGATGTAGGGCTGTGGAGTTTGATAGCAGAAGTCACCACGGGAGTCTGCTCAAAGAGCTGTGTTCCTGCAAAAGGGACGCCGGCGTTTGCGTTGTGCTGAACAGCAAAAGGATTCTTCGGTGGCATCGGTGTCTCTGGCAGGAGAGGGCCGGGCTTCAACGGAGTGTAGCCATGGCTTGACCGCTGCTGTGAAGTCAGGTCTGGCACCCTCCATTCGCCACGAGTATTTTCGAAACCTGCATCTTCCGAAACTTGAGACGAAGGCCGCACGCCAGGACTCAAGTTCCCAAAGTTGACAGCGCCGGTATCGTCAGCTTGCAGCGTCCGTTCACGCTCGTCATGCGAGCGCAATGTATCAGGCGGTGGGCTCGAGCGCGGAGGTCCGTAGAATTGGCCATAGTCCCGTTCGACATTGAGCTGCGTAGGCGTTTGCTGTGACGTGTCCattctttttgcttgtggCCTACCGGCGCCAATTGGCACGGCAGGGGGTTCGTCGCTCTGGTTGGAGGTATCGTGGTTGTGCGGAGGGGATGGAGAATGTGCATTTCGGCCGAACGGGCTGCTCGCGGCTATGACAGCATCGTCCAAATCTTGTTCGCGGGACCCTGGTCGCGACGTTGGTTGGTGAGTCCGGGGGTCCTCGCGTCCCACTCTGTGAattgtgcctgtgcctgtgaGATTATTCACATCGCCGTGGGGAGTGGCAACAGATCCATGTGGCGTCAGTtgccgcttctgcttctttatttatttttcccACAGGGTTTTGTCAGCTTTCACGTGTCTCTCTGGCTGTGTGGATTTGGTTTTGTTTCCATCAAACGCAGCAGTCATACGAGAGGGTCGCTGCATAACGAATAAATACGTGCTACGGGGCTTGCACAAACCTTGGAACCATCTTGCCGATGAACAGCTTGCCTTGGGCTTGAAATGACCAAGTctccagcctcagcctcagcatcatcatcctcgacgCCTCCTGCAACACTTTCACTCTCTATCCCGGTCTGTGGCTGCAATGCAAGGGGCTCGTGATACTAATTGGTCAAAATGCTGGTCAGCGCGGGAAACGACCCTGGCAAGCTGAGGTACGTACCGTTGCGGCTCGGAACTCTGCATTGAGAGCATCGAGGATGGCTTGGCTGTCTTGCGATTCTGGGTTTTCCTCCAATGCCAGTTGCTCAGCTCGCGTGAGCGGCCGCGATCGAGTCATCATGATGGCATTGTCTCTTGATATAGAAGATTGAGTAGCAAAGCTCGAGTGCAGTGAATAAGGATCTGGCGGGGCATTTGGCAGAGAAAGGGAGTACCATGGGGAGTGTCTCTCCAGTACGCCACAATAACGCGCTATCACGTGCATGAGCAGTTCAGTGAGAGTCAACTATCTAAATGCTACAGCACTATTGGCATGGCTGCCTAATTAGATAGGGTAGTCGCTATTCAGCACCTCAAGTTTTTCTACCCAGCATCCAGTGCCTCACATTTAAAGCCTTCTGGGCAGTGATAACACCAGATACTACCTAGAGGAAAATAGCAGCACGTATAGTAACGAATATTAGAAGAaagtactaggtacctagCAATAATAGTAGGTAGATAGTAGTGGAAATATTCCCTTCCAAGGGCATTGTAGTTAGAGCTAATTAATGGATGGTATGAATCGTAATATGGACCTGTAGATAGTGACACCTCAACTCTGTATCTTCGCTCAGTCAATCAACATCATGATACTACCTAGCAAAATTATCCAAACAATTATCATTCATAATACCAACACTATACTTTGAGCAATCCCATGCAAAACACCATGCCACAAAGGAAAATGGGTATAGATCTCATCACATCTCAAATCTCAAATCTCTACATCTCATACGCTATATATCATGAAtactcgtcgtcatcatcatccccccAACCACCTCCGGAATAATCTATAGGAGACTTGCCCGCCCACTTATTATCTTGTGAAGCTGCAGCCGGCTTTATCGGCGTAGACGGTCCAGAGAACAGCGGAGCAGGGGCCATGCCATTAGGGAATTGCTGCATCGAGGCATCGTTATTGGTATGCGCTGGTGCTTGGCTAATCGCCTGGTTGTTTGATGGCAGAAACTTCAGGTCAGACGATATCGTAGAGACTGATGCCGCATCTGATGCATCACGACTATGCATTGTAGAACCTCCCGGCACAGCTTGTTGAAATTGCATTTGCTGCTGAGCCATCGGAGCTGGTTGTCCGCTTTGGAAGCCCATGGGATACTGCTGACCTCCCGCTTGCATATGGAATGACTGGTTTGCACCCGGCATTGGCTGTGGAATAGGCACAGGGGGGAAAGTATGCTGCGGCTTCTGAACCACCGGGCTCTGGGCAGCGGATTTGGATCCACTACTCTTGAACCACTTTCCCCATGATTTTCTATTCTCCTTGGGACTAGTAGGAGACGTCTGTTGTTGCATTTGCAGGGGTGGAAGAGGACCAGGCTGAGCCACTGAAGGCGAGTTGGGAAAGTTCTGGGGAAGTACCTGTTGCTGGTGGTACTGCTGCGGAAGCGGCTGTGCATGCTGACCAACTGGTAATCCCTGCATAGGCATTGCCTGAGTCTGAATTTGGCCTGGTTGCAAGATCGGACCCCCTTGGTTCAGAGGAGGAGCCGACAGTGGCGCAATATGCATCTGAGGGGCTTGGCCATATGCCAGCTGCTGCCCCGGAGGAGCCACTGCTTGAGGTGGTGGCATTCCCTGGCCTTGGATAACATTCTGCTGTAAAGGTATCCTCTGACCCTGGATAGCATTCTGCTGCAATGGCattgcttggccttggatgttctgctgcagaagcattgcttggccttggatagcttggccttgattgACATTTTGGCGAAGCGGCTGTACATTGCCTGGCGGCATCTGCGACATCATTTGTGGCTGCTGGTTATTCTGTGGTACTTGTTGTGCCTGAGTCTGTTGAGGAACCGGGGCCGGAGCCCCTTGCACAAACTGCTGCTGAGGTCCGCGTTTATCCAACGGAGACGTGAGCGTCGCAAAAGGAGGAGGTTTAGTAAGAACCTTTCTCTGGTTAACTTTCAACGGAGCTACGGCTGCGGCATGCTGAGTCTCGTCATGCTCCTGAATACTAGTCAAGAGATGActagatgaagaaggcccCATGTTCGTGGGAGACTGTGGCGCATTTTGGATGGGCACATCGCCCGGCCTGGATTGACGTAGCGATTGGGACCGTTGCACCCCAGCTTGTCTTTGATCTGAGCTTGGTTGCATCTGAGGTTGGGGAGATGCCATGCCCTGTGAATTCCCCCCCATCACATTTGCCAGCTGTTGTTGTGGCATTGAGTGCCTCTTTGACCTATCGTGCCCAGCGCCAACAGGAGATGCGGATGGTTGTTTCCCATTGGGATTCGGAGCACCGCCATGAATTGGAGACTGGAGTGGCTCTTGAGAGGGGGGTCTCCCCAGTGCTGTATTCAAAGGGGGTACTGAGGATGAACTCTGAGAGCCAGGTGTGGAGGCAAAGTAGGCGGAAGAATTCGCAGATCCTCTTCGAGACTCTAGCGGAGATGGTGTTTCCATTGGAAGGCCAGATGAAGAACTCTCCGATCGAGATCGTATGGGAGACACTGGCAGAATCTCATCTTGAGTTCCCCGGCGCTGGACAGGCCGCATTTGAGGCGGTGGTGATTGGTGGCTCGCAAAATTAGCATAAACCCCTGGATGGGCGACACTCTGCGGTCTGGGAGGCTGCGAGTTTTGTACTGGAACAGCATTCTGTCGCGGGTCACCTCCTGATTGATAAGATGGCCTACGTtgctgttgaagatgttgtgCCGGGCCAGCCGTGGCCGAACGTGGCGCCATTCCAGCCGGTACTATCACAGACCCGGGAGGCGGAGGGCCTGTTCTGATAGGCATCTGTTGCGGCCGACCTGGAGCAGGCCCCGCTGACTGGTGCTGAAGAACAGGCATTGCACTTGCAGGCCTCATAGGTTGTTGGCTCTGCAGTGGTCCATATGGGGCCGCGACCGGCGGACCGTCGTCGAGCGGATATGGTGCTGTGACTGTACGAGCAATTGGCGGCTGGGGCATCGTCACCGGTTCTACTGGGTAGGGAGGCTGAGCTGCGACTTTGAGTGGGACGGGGGGTGCAGCATATTGTTGAGCAATCTGTAGATTAGATTTCGATGGGCCTGGTTCCGTTGTATATGGTCGTTGTATAGGAGCGGGAGGTTGAGCAGTTGCGATGCCAAAAGGTTgctgagctggagctgggggGTTCTGTGGTGGAATTTGCTGTGCGACAACTGGGGCCGGAGCTGggactggagctggagctggagtcgGGACGGGGGCGGGTGTCATAGAAGGCGGGTGTTGTCCATGTGCAACAAGTCTATACCCCGATGATCGAGCATCTCTATTAGTAGGGTCTGTACCAGAACCTTGCTCCGCGCCTTTTATGGCATCCTGTCCCTCCGGCGCCTGTCCAGGTTTTCCTCGAGCAGGCCGAAGAACGGAAGGGTATTTGACCACTCCGGGAACAGAGTTATCTTGAAGTTGTGCGTCATTTTGCCCCTCGGGAGCCACAGGGGTATTAGGAGTCGGTGCCGggggctgctgttgttgttgctggacGACTGAGTTTCGAGCCGGCTTCAGAACAGAGGGAAATCGGTCAACCGGTGGCGTGGACTCGGTACTCGGCCTCATGCTCAAGTTCAGCGACGCCTCTCGTTGCAGAGCTGGGCTCATTATCCGTGCCGGAAGTGCGTTCGCGAGCTGTACGGTTTGCTGAAAAGCTTGGCCTGGCGCATAAGCTTGATAGTCCTCCTGTGTCTGGCCTCTGCCAGCATAGGCATTGTAAGCGGCGCTGGATTCTCGAAGTGTCGGTTTCCTGGCAATCTTGAACTGGTTTGGGACGTCATTGCCTTGTTCTTGAGATGGGCTCTGAGCCtcgctctgctgctgctgttgctgctgcagctccctttgcaactcttcttcttcccgtcTCTTCCGCTCCTCTTGTCTCTGTTGCACACCACGTTGCCTCTCCTCTTGCTGTCGCCTCACCTCCTGTCGTCGGAGCTCCAGCTGTTGTTCCTCTGTCAATTTTTCTTGCCTTACAGCTCCCTCCTCCAAAGGAGTAAATTCAACCGGTAGCTCCACATAACCAGGTCGTGGTTCCGTCTCAATCGGCGCCATAACGTAGTTGTCCGCCAGTTCAATGGGGTCGGGGTGTGTCTCGACACGGGCGGATGCTGTGTGTTCCGTCGGCATCTCGGCCACAAAACCCACGGGATCAAACTGGAGATGCATCGGAATGGCGGTTTCAACAGGAAGCTCGTACATCTCATAGTGGTagcctccatcatcaattGGTGCACTCGCCTCTCCCACGATATCACTTCCCATGACATACTCCTGCGGGGATACCAATGTTGTTTGCTCCTCATGATGCATTATAGGTGGTGGCTCAACAGCTCGTCGGTCCACGACAGTCGTAGATCCACCGGCCACAGTCTCGGTCGTCCGTGTCATTGGCGTCGTATTCTGGCTCACCATGGGGCTGACACCTCTATTATCCGTCGATTGTCCACTCTTTAGCTCTCCCACAACCGTCCTCCTCgcggcctcctcctcctcttcattcaGCGGGCTTACATCCGTATATGCGCCTGGGCCTAGAAACATGAAGTTCTCGGGCTGAAACactccctcctcttcctcggcctcctccaCATGACTGTCCTCCC
This genomic stretch from Trichoderma breve strain T069 chromosome 1, whole genome shotgun sequence harbors:
- a CDS encoding heterokaryon incompatibility protein (HET) domain-containing protein yields the protein MADSIPTSTLCDVCTGIFAGKWGPQLRGWKRAIKRPNAPPDPFNPEPAFGTAYDHGMEPYVHRNGAPPTLSYPHHSVEDLRKSGASCALCQTVVLSLDALHPRNNISMDYMEGRKPYGVAAWAKEEIAKAKGYVFIYTEKNKTSKLIFRYHVYADWAANRNMDVNPIVGEREGNVKDISLDIHADKTSDLSKEDNKHYIDWMDQGSTIERVHRFLNETSDFAKDLPKSLVRELPTRLLYLTAGTPEPTVRLIDGSNVSLDVNTPYIALSHSWGNTMPIQLIVSRLAEFTSGIAFSDLPATFRDAAALTLELGVSYLWIDSLCIIQDSASDWLHEAQRMASVYAFSHLTIAASASKNPTTGLSPSPRPRTVIVRPTWTGFIQEWGLQPGQTLRVTNPWYDEFDNTIVSSPLNRRGWTYQEYALSPRVLHCTDGEWWWNTISDAIYRETSTKPTRFFTGPGSITWPDKLSFFNIDKRRIMHTPDIWFWDYLASQYNQRALTKRKDKLVAFGAVAQLFGQINGLPVDKPGEYVAGAWRSYLPFGLHWSTGENAERHMSQPGSEDEEYVIPSWSWGSIDGLVRFHDGKSLKETRDEQTKGMPRLVDVNVVTEGGPFGPVKSGYIILHGPIFRIRVAKKPRDHKENGFYREFRVLRSDGTEAWKHDGQAFSLDTWKGRLDEWVDDREMYLMIGYFEKDDGYGSGFAILLDLVGNATNEKGVFRRIGSTRFYFDGLTKLISDVRQDGNEALRDGEFVDFDPKTGFYTYKIV